The DNA region ACGTGTCAATATTCCGGAAGGCTTTGAACGGATTGGCGTAAACGCGTTTAAAAACCTGACAAAGCTGAAGGAGGTTAGAATCGCAGAATCCGTGAAGGAGATATGCGGTCATGCCTTCGAGGGATGCACCATGCTTTCCGCCGTCAGTCTGCCCTCAAGCCTGAAGCTTTTGGGAGAGGCCGCCTTTATGGAGTGCCGCCGAATACAGTCGCTTGAAATACCCGGGGGCGTCCAGTCCATCAAGGACCGCACCTTTAAATTCTGCCGCGGCCTGGAAAGCATCACCCTGCCGGACAGGCTTGCCCGGATCGGCGAGAATGCTTTTTACAACTGTGATAAGCTGGCGCGCATCGAGCTGCCAGATACCATCGAAAGACTGCCCTTCAGAACCTTTTACATGTGCAAAAGCCTGGAATCCATCCGGTTTTCGCAAAATCTAAAATATATCGGTAAAGAAGCCTTTGTGAATTGCAGCTTTCAGCAGCTGGAGCTGCCCGAGAGCCTGGAAGTTATTGAAGAATCCGGATTTTTGAAATGCAAGAAGCTCACAGCCCTTAAGCTGCCCAAAAACGTTAAGACCATTGGAAAATGGGCGTTTCATGGCTGCCCCAACCTCAAGAAGGTTGAGATAAGGCACGATCCCGATGAAGTGGGCGAGTGGATCTTTAACCGGAACGATGTGACCGTATATTGCTACGAGGGCTCCAAAATAGACGTCTATTGCAGGCAGTACGATTATAAGGTCCACTATATCCAGCCGGATTTTCGATGTAATTCTTGACAAAAAGCATTTGAAAAGCTATGATGAAAACAATTAAATAAAGATTTTATCCTGTGTAATGGGAAAAGGGTGGGAGACCCTTGCTGTAATCGCAGCTGTAATACAAAAAGCCAGTCCGGAAACCACTGCCAGTGCGGCGGGAAGGGGATGTGGATGATATTGTAAAGCCAGAAGACCAGCACAGAGATATGTTTTAAACTCCGATTTAGAGTGACAAGACAATTCCAGAGCCCTCCTTAGACGGCCGCTGTTTTCCTTCTCTGAATCCGAGGAGGTTTTTTAATTGCGAAGCAAAAAAGGAGAGAACCGCTATGGCGATAAATCTGGAAGCACCGGAAGGAAAAAAGGAACGGACCAAAAAGGGGAAACAGACCCATGAAAACATCCTGCACCAGGCCAAGGAGCTGTTTTATACCCGCGGCTATAACAATACCGGAATGACAGACATAGCTGCCAACGCCCAGGTGGGCCTCGGCACCCTGACCTATTACTTTAACCGAAAAGAGGACATTGTCGACGAGATCATCAACACCTATTTTATGCGGCTCTATGATTTTGTGGGCGAAAACTCAGATAAGGCAAAGCTGCAGTATGTTAAGTACTGTACGGCCATGATTCTTTTTTACACCGGCATTGTGGAAGACCCTCATGTCATGAAATTCTATTACGAAATCACACTTCGGGACTGCAATAAAATAAAGCGCCTGATGGTTTTAAAGCTGTTCAGCCGATCCGCTTTAGAGTATTTTAATAAAACCTATACCGAGGAAGACATGGAGGCCTATACACTGGCTTTTTACGGCGCCCAAAAAGAAATTTTCATCCGATACTACGAGCGAGAGCTGCCCTTCAAGGCTAAAAAGCTGGTAAAATCAATCGTGTACCACATGTTCCGGCTCCTCGATGTTGATAATGATACGTTAAAAAACAGCATGAAAGACGGCTTTGTTTTTCTCGGTGCTTATCGGAATACACTGCCCCAGATATTATAAGATGAGGGTAAAAAAGTAATAGTTCCTTAATTGCGAATCGCACCCTCCAGCGAAGATCTTTAAAAATAAAAAACGCTGAAACAGCCCGGAAAATGGTACTTTTAGCAACTGTATTTAAAAAAAATCAAAAATAGAGGTTGCAAAAAATAAATTATAATGCTAGAATAAGGCTTGTAAACGAGATGACAACAAATTGTATCAATTGCAGCTATTCTTTAAAGAACGACTCGTTTGCATAATTTAATAACAACTGTAATGAATTGCCGCATGATAATCATTCTGGTTATATGCAGCTAGGGTGTTTTTGAGAGTTTCTCAAGACGCCTGAGGGAAGTAGGTGTGAATCCTAGTACAGAGCCGCTATCGTGATGCTTGCCGGAAACCACTGGTAAAGACGAGTCGGAAACCTGTTTGTTACAGTCTTGATGTAAGTAATCCTCGTCACTAGGGTTATTCATCGAAAACATAGACGCTCTACGGCTATTCTGGGGCTTCTATCACAGATATTCATAATCAAAAATATTGTACCGATCAAAACAGCAATGGTTTTGGTGGCGTATGGTTTATTTGAATTGGATTTCTATGAT from Eubacterium sp. 1001713B170207_170306_E7 includes:
- a CDS encoding leucine-rich repeat domain-containing protein encodes the protein MSESAKRIEAFSKKDLPKTNIKRVNIPEGFERIGVNAFKNLTKLKEVRIAESVKEICGHAFEGCTMLSAVSLPSSLKLLGEAAFMECRRIQSLEIPGGVQSIKDRTFKFCRGLESITLPDRLARIGENAFYNCDKLARIELPDTIERLPFRTFYMCKSLESIRFSQNLKYIGKEAFVNCSFQQLELPESLEVIEESGFLKCKKLTALKLPKNVKTIGKWAFHGCPNLKKVEIRHDPDEVGEWIFNRNDVTVYCYEGSKIDVYCRQYDYKVHYIQPDFRCNS
- a CDS encoding TetR/AcrR family transcriptional regulator → MAINLEAPEGKKERTKKGKQTHENILHQAKELFYTRGYNNTGMTDIAANAQVGLGTLTYYFNRKEDIVDEIINTYFMRLYDFVGENSDKAKLQYVKYCTAMILFYTGIVEDPHVMKFYYEITLRDCNKIKRLMVLKLFSRSALEYFNKTYTEEDMEAYTLAFYGAQKEIFIRYYERELPFKAKKLVKSIVYHMFRLLDVDNDTLKNSMKDGFVFLGAYRNTLPQIL